The proteins below come from a single Streptococcus hyointestinalis genomic window:
- a CDS encoding PrsW family glutamic-type intramembrane protease, which produces MLIIRKIVQKVQLSKKEVILSALTGAFISTYLGILGNMQLSKLLIEMKLSKDFLSAWGAALTAPFTEELSKGFVVLLCRRLNLKQGLTIGIIVGVGFEIVEDVIYVFQSVFQFHESGFATAIDRVASATVSHWLFASLFALGLVSLLGRCKAISKAQAIFWLVFPVFLHFVLNSPFEDVPNSSAILATVGYALFYHAITKISNIPDEKQELVI; this is translated from the coding sequence GTGCTGATTATCCGAAAAATCGTCCAAAAAGTGCAGCTCTCTAAAAAAGAGGTCATCCTAAGCGCTCTAACGGGGGCTTTCATCTCGACTTATCTAGGGATTTTAGGCAATATGCAGCTCTCAAAACTGTTGATTGAGATGAAGCTGTCTAAAGATTTTTTGAGCGCTTGGGGAGCAGCCCTAACGGCACCATTTACCGAGGAGCTCTCAAAAGGTTTTGTTGTTTTGCTCTGCCGTCGCCTTAATCTCAAGCAAGGTTTGACCATTGGTATCATTGTAGGAGTTGGCTTTGAGATTGTTGAGGACGTCATCTATGTCTTTCAGTCTGTTTTTCAATTCCACGAGTCTGGTTTTGCAACGGCGATTGATCGTGTGGCGTCAGCGACAGTATCTCACTGGCTCTTTGCGTCATTGTTTGCCCTAGGTTTGGTGTCTCTGCTTGGTAGGTGCAAGGCTATCTCCAAAGCGCAAGCTATTTTCTGGCTTGTCTTTCCAGTCTTTTTACACTTTGTTCTTAATTCTCCTTTTGAGGACGTTCCAAACTCCAGTGCGATTTTGGCGACTGTTGGCTATGCGCTCTTCTACCATGCTATCACCAAGATTAGCAATATCCCGGATGAAAAGCAAGAACTTGTCATTTAG